A genomic window from Sulfurospirillum multivorans DSM 12446 includes:
- a CDS encoding TonB C-terminal domain-containing protein yields the protein MNVALVERKKNDSEKLKEERKKEEVQKPVEKPIDKPKSEEKKVASSPKEAVKSQSLRGLFEDINTSKLPKEAKEQKKDQTAPTRIKPNKDETKEKSESVASKIANSLNFSEQKHLVDTKKGGEYDPFIGKIQEILEENWQKTVDTENGNVAKVVIKVSDQGVFSYKIASLSYNNEFNTKLKEFLHAMESVEFPKYEKGSLFEMPVEFKDIKE from the coding sequence ATGAATGTTGCTTTGGTTGAGCGTAAGAAGAATGATTCAGAAAAGCTTAAAGAGGAACGCAAAAAAGAAGAAGTCCAAAAACCCGTTGAAAAACCTATTGACAAACCAAAGAGTGAAGAGAAAAAAGTTGCCTCTTCCCCCAAAGAAGCAGTAAAAAGCCAATCACTCCGAGGCCTCTTTGAAGATATTAATACGTCTAAACTTCCGAAGGAAGCCAAAGAACAAAAAAAAGATCAAACAGCACCTACACGTATTAAGCCAAATAAAGATGAGACAAAAGAGAAGAGTGAGAGTGTTGCCTCTAAAATTGCAAACTCCTTGAATTTTTCAGAGCAAAAACATTTAGTGGACACCAAAAAAGGTGGTGAGTATGATCCATTTATTGGTAAAATTCAAGAAATTTTAGAAGAAAATTGGCAAAAGACAGTTGATACAGAAAATGGCAATGTTGCGAAGGTTGTAATTAAAGTCAGTGACCAAGGTGTCTTTAGTTACAAAATAGCTTCGTTGTCTTATAATAATGAATTCAATACAAAACTCAAAGAGTTCTTACATGCCATGGAAAGTGTTGAATTTCCAAAATATGAAAAAGGATCCTTATTTGAGATGCCAGTTGAATTTAAAGATATAAAGGAGTAA